One genomic window of Mogibacterium diversum includes the following:
- a CDS encoding DUF2207 domain-containing protein gives MHKINKKRHVKIVIVLLMLLTALSIVSVLAEESDIWNSEYYDYDKYSYNEINKLFDETPNSKAARNEFKRYGATTNYFDVEITVNKDYSYNVREEINVILNRNKHGIVRSIPLTGNYKINDLQVSDYNYNVNIVKGNKVITIGRPDRTVFGENSYTIEYKIENYLPTNADKQININVIPTNWEMIIMNANVTVKLPDGFPYSKMKSYVGKYGSTKQTTKWKYDKKSNTLNYKATMLPANYGVTLQVDTPKNYWVDVPSNRWSVNLNMAILLIILIIIAVFKYTNHKNKDLIIPVMFNPPDGITSAELGYLADEVIDNEDIVSLYLYLASKGYIKIEDNKDKSKIMITSLKPPENEESYVNDFYIALFDSIYEVSVGKQISIDDASKRLENSLDKICKSIIEKFEGDKSFYSEKSKGRELIAKILGGFGIVSTLLFYLDRLHIETWNIPPNIFFLITAICIVSINYIIKKISYRKMSTASNGMRNIILLGVLYGICAIALNVFLFSISRYLTPIYLYLAFIIYLMLLPFLINGIKVRSDYNRNIFGEIVGFKNFIESVELDRLNELVDENPAYFYDVLPYAYVFKLTDKWISKFNTISVPNHCSYTSFGQNDLNPMTVNRMISNIELRTEIEVPNTYSGGFMGSSRGGGFSGGGFSGGGGGGFSGGGVGGGGGGAW, from the coding sequence GTGCATAAGATAAATAAGAAAAGGCATGTAAAGATAGTTATAGTATTGCTTATGTTACTTACAGCTTTGAGCATCGTATCGGTGCTTGCAGAAGAAAGCGATATTTGGAACAGTGAATACTACGATTATGATAAATATTCATACAATGAAATCAATAAATTATTTGATGAAACACCAAACAGCAAAGCTGCAAGAAATGAGTTCAAGCGTTATGGAGCAACAACAAATTATTTTGATGTTGAAATCACAGTAAATAAAGACTATAGCTATAATGTTAGAGAGGAAATCAATGTAATTCTAAATCGAAATAAGCATGGGATTGTAAGGTCTATTCCACTTACAGGCAATTATAAAATAAATGATTTACAAGTCTCCGATTACAATTACAATGTGAATATTGTGAAAGGAAATAAAGTAATTACAATCGGAAGACCAGATAGAACAGTATTTGGAGAAAATAGTTATACAATTGAATACAAAATAGAAAATTACCTTCCAACAAATGCAGATAAGCAAATAAATATTAATGTAATACCAACAAACTGGGAAATGATCATCATGAATGCAAATGTCACGGTTAAGTTACCTGACGGTTTTCCGTATTCAAAGATGAAAAGCTATGTAGGTAAATATGGAAGTACTAAGCAGACTACTAAGTGGAAATACGATAAGAAAAGCAATACGTTGAATTATAAGGCTACTATGCTTCCGGCAAATTACGGAGTGACACTTCAAGTAGATACACCTAAAAACTACTGGGTTGATGTTCCAAGTAATAGATGGAGTGTCAATTTAAACATGGCTATACTTTTAATAATTTTAATTATTATTGCAGTATTTAAGTATACAAACCACAAAAATAAAGATCTTATAATACCTGTGATGTTTAATCCGCCAGATGGAATTACATCAGCAGAGCTCGGATATTTAGCAGACGAAGTAATCGATAACGAAGATATTGTTTCACTTTACTTATATTTAGCATCAAAGGGATATATAAAAATAGAGGATAACAAAGATAAAAGCAAGATTATGATTACATCTTTAAAGCCTCCCGAGAATGAAGAAAGTTATGTAAATGATTTCTACATAGCTTTATTTGATTCGATATATGAAGTAAGTGTAGGCAAACAGATTAGTATAGATGATGCTAGTAAAAGATTAGAAAACTCTCTTGATAAAATTTGCAAAAGTATTATAGAAAAATTCGAAGGAGATAAATCGTTCTACTCTGAGAAATCTAAGGGACGTGAACTAATTGCTAAGATATTAGGTGGTTTCGGAATTGTATCAACCTTACTGTTTTACTTAGATAGATTGCACATCGAAACTTGGAATATTCCTCCAAATATATTTTTTCTAATTACAGCTATCTGCATTGTGTCGATTAATTATATAATAAAGAAAATATCATATAGAAAAATGAGTACTGCATCAAATGGTATGCGTAATATAATATTGTTGGGTGTGCTTTATGGAATATGTGCAATCGCACTAAATGTTTTTCTTTTTTCAATATCCAGATATCTAACACCAATATATTTATATTTAGCTTTTATAATATATTTGATGCTTCTTCCATTTTTAATAAACGGGATAAAAGTCAGAAGCGATTACAACCGAAATATATTTGGTGAAATTGTCGGATTCAAGAACTTTATAGAAAGTGTAGAGCTTGACAGGCTAAATGAGCTTGTAGATGAAAATCCAGCGTATTTCTATGATGTTTTACCTTATGCATATGTGTTTAAGTTAACGGATAAATGGATTTCGAAGTTCAATACTATATCGGTGCCTAACCATTGCTCTTATACTTCATTTGGACAAAATGATTTAAATCCTATGACAGTTAATAGGATGATAAGTAATATTGAGCTAAGAACAGAAATTGAAGTGCCAAATACCTACTCGGGAGGATTTATGGGTAGCAGTAGAGGTGGCGGATTCAGCGGCGGCGGATTCTCAGGTGGCGGCGGCGGCGGATTCTCAGGTGGCGGTGTCGGAGGTGGCGGCGGCGGTGCTTGGTAA
- a CDS encoding DUF4241 domain-containing protein — MSKMKKLQPSIEWKKRYEEVKNLLTSPVNYAKCFDMKEIQGKEIFILDMGEIEFSTGDILVRDPLVWLNRDEKAYLTSVPRGKYRIETLVVKLEEDHYRYALTRVRFTENVPKIYYEALKGDENLDDVDGDSIFGFNVDAGLATIVDVETRNAYCDFKDKWYAENPDKNIYDDFFAEVFAKNAEENPVYQREGGDWINFKIPNSELSIPMIQSGFGDGRYPVYFGYDENGELCDLVVEYIYLA; from the coding sequence ATGAGTAAAATGAAAAAGCTGCAACCATCAATTGAGTGGAAGAAAAGGTATGAAGAGGTAAAGAACCTGCTTACATCACCGGTAAACTATGCAAAGTGCTTTGACATGAAGGAAATTCAGGGCAAGGAAATATTCATTTTGGATATGGGTGAAATTGAATTTTCTACAGGAGATATACTTGTAAGAGATCCATTAGTATGGCTAAACAGAGATGAAAAAGCATATTTAACATCTGTGCCGAGAGGAAAATATAGAATTGAAACGTTAGTTGTAAAATTAGAAGAAGATCACTACAGGTACGCACTAACCAGAGTGAGATTTACAGAAAACGTCCCTAAGATTTATTACGAGGCACTTAAGGGTGATGAAAATCTAGATGATGTAGATGGTGATAGCATATTTGGATTTAATGTAGATGCTGGTCTTGCAACTATAGTTGATGTAGAGACAAGAAACGCATACTGTGATTTTAAAGATAAATGGTATGCAGAAAACCCCGACAAGAATATATATGACGATTTTTTTGCTGAGGTTTTTGCAAAGAATGCTGAGGAGAATCCAGTTTATCAAAGAGAGGGTGGCGACTGGATAAATTTTAAAATACCAAATTCAGAACTCTCAATTCCCATGATACAATCAGGGTTTGGAGATGGAAGATATCCTGTCTATTTTGGTTATGACGAAAACGGAGAGCTTTGCGATTTAGTTGTTGAATATATATATTTAGCATAA
- a CDS encoding LysR family transcriptional regulator has product MNDLQIDYFMAVATNSSFTKTSEELFVSQPAISKQIALLERELGVKLFIRNNRRTELTEAGKRYFDFFSRYKTEMGNIKHEVAELDGITAQTITIGILEGWDFASWLTNAIKKYRDSHGYVDILINYVGAKEVSTLLLTDEIDIAISLKNTFDTFAEIESRNILETRKKLVYNKQNILAMKENLSPADFANEKFFAPWSIMDDTVTKSINMYMQPYGIRPNIQFVNNFESMINCVRYNLGVAICDEFTGYLNDKNLESIDLQKKEFICAGMIKNSTNDEVRELYDLVISCSADS; this is encoded by the coding sequence ATGAACGACCTTCAAATAGATTATTTTATGGCCGTAGCTACTAATTCGAGCTTTACCAAGACATCGGAAGAACTCTTTGTATCTCAGCCTGCAATTTCCAAGCAAATTGCACTTCTAGAAAGAGAGCTTGGGGTTAAGCTATTCATTAGAAATAACAGGAGAACAGAACTTACAGAGGCTGGGAAGAGATATTTTGATTTTTTTAGTCGATATAAGACTGAAATGGGCAATATTAAACACGAAGTAGCTGAATTAGATGGCATTACTGCCCAAACAATAACCATCGGAATACTTGAAGGTTGGGATTTTGCATCATGGCTTACTAACGCTATAAAAAAGTATAGAGATTCACATGGTTATGTAGATATATTGATTAATTATGTCGGTGCCAAGGAAGTATCAACGCTGCTCCTTACGGATGAGATTGACATTGCAATTTCGCTAAAAAATACTTTTGACACATTCGCAGAGATAGAATCTCGGAATATACTCGAAACCAGAAAGAAACTCGTATATAACAAGCAAAATATTTTAGCTATGAAAGAAAATCTCAGTCCAGCAGATTTTGCTAATGAAAAATTTTTTGCTCCCTGGAGTATCATGGATGATACAGTTACAAAGAGCATTAACATGTATATGCAGCCGTATGGTATCAGGCCGAATATTCAGTTCGTAAATAATTTTGAATCGATGATTAACTGTGTAAGATACAACCTTGGTGTTGCAATTTGCGATGAATTTACGGGATATCTCAATGATAAGAATTTAGAATCTATTGATTTACAAAAAAAAGAATTTATCTGTGCTGGAATGATTAAGAACAGCACTAATGATGAGGTTAGGGAATTATATGATCTGGTTATATCTTGTTCAGCTGATTCATAA
- a CDS encoding acetyl-CoA hydrolase, with product MNRPEFYPVRSLIYVDLAHEDYRIKLENWLYRYHIPDSISQFGPYVSKYAFYQALPTPPGGERFGTVRMQMTEHYWLANPNDIRSFVHHKALTEYFPKDVLIWQNNMPDEGNSHKINKSEEVNFEGDDARATKGSEELGTVPFIFAFIPVWWEEDFKGEGRTVEDGPNYRWQFMVHYPEGVTLEEGDKWLKEEFLPAYTEQDEVIRCLSSKIIKEINGCDFDRVVEMWFPCQSAWVAATEKAAKIVKKPSWGETADFPYLKKSYGISGIFLSDIARSDNMTGYHGYITMR from the coding sequence ATGAATAGACCAGAATTCTATCCAGTCAGGAGTCTAATATACGTCGATCTTGCCCATGAGGATTATAGGATAAAGCTTGAGAATTGGTTATACAGGTACCATATTCCAGATAGTATTTCGCAATTTGGACCTTATGTGTCAAAGTATGCATTTTATCAGGCTCTTCCAACACCTCCAGGTGGTGAAAGATTTGGTACTGTAAGAATGCAGATGACAGAGCACTACTGGCTAGCAAATCCAAATGATATTAGAAGTTTCGTACATCATAAGGCACTGACAGAGTATTTTCCTAAGGATGTACTAATATGGCAAAATAATATGCCTGATGAGGGGAACTCTCATAAAATTAATAAATCCGAAGAGGTTAATTTTGAAGGTGATGATGCGAGAGCTACAAAAGGGAGCGAAGAATTAGGTACAGTTCCATTTATATTTGCATTTATCCCGGTATGGTGGGAAGAAGACTTCAAAGGTGAAGGCAGAACTGTTGAAGATGGACCAAACTATAGATGGCAGTTTATGGTTCATTACCCTGAGGGGGTTACTCTTGAAGAAGGAGATAAGTGGCTTAAGGAAGAATTCTTACCAGCCTATACAGAACAGGATGAAGTAATAAGATGTTTATCTAGCAAGATAATAAAGGAAATAAATGGCTGTGATTTTGATCGCGTTGTTGAAATGTGGTTCCCATGTCAGTCCGCGTGGGTAGCAGCGACAGAAAAGGCTGCTAAAATAGTAAAAAAGCCATCTTGGGGAGAGACTGCGGATTTCCCATATCTCAAAAAGTCATATGGAATCTCGGGAATTTTCTTATCAGATATAGCAAGATCAGATAATATGACTGGTTATCATGGTTATATTACAATGAGGTAA
- a CDS encoding DUF1097 domain-containing protein: protein MSKRESLNRDGGKGKYKEVLTLALLVGILPPTWALISPYIGVHVGPIALIAAGIYGANGNKFEDSFKIAAGYIAGDIWSLIATVVMQKTPFSANIKLWSTLFILGFIAVIISAKFPRYVYLPSFLAGWAIAMLSMNLDSTTPLIRMTIEIGVAMVVGVYYVGALIDKIHKIVNAR, encoded by the coding sequence ATGAGTAAAAGGGAAAGCCTTAATCGCGACGGTGGCAAGGGTAAGTATAAAGAAGTGCTTACCCTTGCTCTCTTAGTTGGAATTCTTCCTCCAACATGGGCTTTAATAAGCCCATATATAGGAGTGCACGTTGGACCAATAGCTCTTATTGCTGCTGGCATATATGGTGCAAATGGGAATAAATTCGAAGACTCTTTTAAAATAGCAGCTGGATATATCGCTGGAGACATATGGTCATTAATTGCCACAGTCGTGATGCAAAAAACGCCTTTTAGTGCGAATATTAAACTTTGGTCTACTTTATTTATACTAGGATTTATTGCAGTAATAATATCTGCAAAATTTCCCAGGTATGTATATCTGCCAAGTTTCCTAGCAGGATGGGCGATAGCGATGTTATCGATGAATCTAGATTCAACAACTCCATTAATAAGGATGACAATTGAAATCGGAGTAGCGATGGTTGTGGGTGTATATTACGTTGGAGCTTTGATAGATAAGATACACAAGATAGTAAATGCTAGATAG
- the yneA gene encoding cell division suppressor protein YneA codes for MKKKYKIVSPVRFFIFVLVTVLSMTMLVYSLLGFATTEAGTSDTYRQVEVKQNDTLWSIANKYSGKYVDPRTTVNKICELNGISASDVKTGDTILVPVES; via the coding sequence ATGAAAAAGAAATACAAAATCGTTTCGCCAGTTAGATTTTTTATATTTGTCCTAGTAACAGTATTAAGCATGACTATGCTCGTGTACAGCTTACTAGGTTTCGCTACAACTGAAGCTGGTACTTCAGATACATATAGACAAGTTGAAGTTAAACAGAACGATACACTTTGGTCTATTGCTAATAAGTATAGTGGCAAGTACGTTGATCCTCGCACCACAGTTAACAAGATATGTGAACTTAATGGTATATCTGCTTCTGATGTAAAAACAGGAGATACTATTCTAGTTCCAGTAGAGTCGTAA
- the ybaK gene encoding Cys-tRNA(Pro) deacylase, whose product MAKKEKIEKTNAMRQLDSAGIDHDISEYDYDESDLSGEHVAAALGISEEEIFKTLVTHSNTGEYFVFVIPVASELNLKKAASVAGAKKIEMIHVKELLPLTGYVRGGCSPIGMKKHFPTFIDETAILYDHIYISAGKRGAQIIINGEKLAEFIDASFADITA is encoded by the coding sequence ATGGCTAAAAAAGAAAAAATTGAAAAAACTAATGCGATGAGACAGCTAGATAGCGCTGGTATTGACCATGATATAAGTGAGTATGATTATGATGAATCTGATCTCTCTGGAGAGCATGTTGCTGCAGCACTAGGAATATCTGAAGAAGAAATTTTTAAAACATTGGTAACTCATTCAAATACTGGAGAATATTTCGTATTTGTAATTCCAGTTGCATCTGAGTTAAATCTTAAAAAAGCAGCGTCTGTAGCAGGTGCAAAGAAGATAGAGATGATTCATGTAAAAGAGCTACTTCCGCTAACAGGCTATGTTAGAGGTGGGTGCTCTCCAATAGGAATGAAAAAACATTTTCCGACCTTCATCGATGAAACTGCAATACTATATGATCATATATATATCTCGGCAGGAAAGAGGGGAGCCCAGATAATAATTAATGGAGAAAAACTAGCTGAGTTTATTGATGCGTCTTTTGCAGATATAACAGCATAG
- a CDS encoding TVP38/TMEM64 family protein: MSTKHKEKTENNIECTAKATITDLKQDVRANTRNITISKRLIAFGKLFLLFAILIVVPLVLYLLYKDTLFNKDYLSNISNRLDDFKGFAFIPLILLQIIQIVICIIPGQPIQFASSYLYGVLGGFLISLAGAFIGTVITYYLAKVLGNDALHVIFGEEKVKSYVRKLNSRRAYVIIFLIYLIPGIPKDFTSYIAGISNIKIKPFIFISILGRSPGILESLLFGMFLAHRNYLGIAFLIIVSIIIMLFCYIKRDLLLKFIDSYEDSEDSLEV; the protein is encoded by the coding sequence ATGTCAACAAAGCACAAGGAGAAAACAGAAAATAATATTGAATGTACAGCGAAAGCAACAATAACTGATTTAAAACAAGATGTACGTGCAAATACACGTAATATCACTATTTCTAAACGGTTAATCGCCTTTGGTAAGCTATTTTTGCTTTTTGCTATATTAATTGTTGTTCCACTCGTGTTATATCTCTTATATAAAGATACATTGTTCAATAAGGATTATTTGTCAAATATATCAAATAGACTTGATGACTTTAAAGGTTTTGCATTTATTCCTCTAATATTACTGCAAATTATTCAAATCGTCATATGTATCATACCAGGTCAACCGATACAGTTCGCATCAAGTTACTTATATGGGGTACTAGGTGGTTTCTTAATATCACTAGCGGGAGCTTTCATTGGGACAGTAATCACTTACTACCTTGCAAAAGTCCTTGGAAATGACGCTCTTCATGTTATATTCGGCGAAGAAAAAGTTAAATCATATGTGAGAAAACTTAATAGTAGACGCGCTTATGTGATAATATTTCTCATATACTTAATACCTGGTATTCCGAAAGACTTCACCAGCTATATTGCTGGTATTTCAAATATAAAAATCAAACCATTTATATTTATTTCGATACTCGGCAGGTCTCCGGGAATTCTTGAAAGCTTGTTATTCGGAATGTTTTTAGCACATAGAAATTACCTTGGTATTGCTTTCTTGATTATTGTTAGCATTATTATTATGCTATTTTGTTATATAAAACGCGATTTATTACTTAAATTTATTGACTCTTATGAAGATTCTGAAGATAGTTTAGAGGTTTAG
- a CDS encoding methionine gamma-lyase family protein, giving the protein MTSYNEHLIKNFDIKPAVLDIVDRAEEQLKNQFAELEDICAINQLKVLGAFQDNKISDSHFAWNTGYGYDDAGREAVEKVYASIFNTEAALVRPNIVNGTHALSTTLFGILKPGEELIYVTGRPYDTLQTVIGINDHDYMGTLTDYGIEYSEVELNDNLDVDLEAIKNSLHENTRVVAMQRSTGYDWRPAITLDSIRKVTDLIHKIRPDIIVMVDNCYGEFVSAEEPTDFGVDVIAGSLIKNPGGGLALSGGYICGREDLIERISYRLTCPGIGSECGLTFGQNRSVLQGIFLAPKVVNAALKGAMLCGAVYDMLGYEVCPPVSSERSDIVEAIKFRNPDLAIAFIQAIQSAAPIDAYVTPIPWDMPGYDDQVIMAAGAFVQGSSIELSADAPLREPYIAYYQGGLTYEHARFGIIKSLQELVNRGLIDVNKAQGENRK; this is encoded by the coding sequence ATGACTAGCTATAATGAGCATCTCATAAAGAATTTTGATATTAAGCCTGCTGTTCTAGACATCGTAGATAGGGCAGAGGAACAGCTAAAAAACCAGTTTGCTGAACTAGAGGATATATGTGCTATTAACCAGCTCAAAGTTCTAGGTGCATTTCAGGATAATAAAATTAGCGATTCACACTTCGCATGGAACACTGGATATGGATATGACGATGCAGGTCGTGAAGCCGTTGAAAAGGTATATGCTAGTATCTTCAATACGGAGGCAGCTCTTGTAAGGCCAAATATTGTCAATGGCACACATGCGCTCTCTACGACGCTTTTTGGCATACTAAAACCAGGCGAAGAATTGATTTACGTGACAGGTAGACCATATGATACCTTACAGACGGTCATCGGCATTAATGACCATGATTATATGGGAACTTTGACGGATTATGGTATAGAGTACAGCGAAGTTGAGTTAAATGATAACTTGGATGTTGACCTAGAGGCAATAAAAAATTCGCTCCACGAGAATACGCGGGTAGTTGCAATGCAGCGTTCAACAGGGTACGACTGGAGACCAGCGATAACCTTGGACAGCATCCGTAAAGTCACTGATCTTATACACAAAATTCGCCCGGACATCATAGTTATGGTAGATAATTGCTATGGTGAATTCGTAAGTGCAGAGGAGCCGACTGATTTTGGTGTGGATGTAATTGCTGGTTCTCTTATCAAGAATCCAGGTGGTGGACTAGCGCTTTCTGGTGGATATATCTGCGGAAGAGAAGATCTAATAGAGAGAATCTCATATCGCCTCACGTGTCCAGGCATTGGTTCAGAATGCGGATTAACTTTTGGACAAAATCGTTCCGTTCTTCAAGGAATTTTCCTTGCACCCAAGGTTGTAAATGCAGCGCTAAAGGGAGCTATGTTATGCGGTGCTGTTTACGATATGCTCGGATATGAGGTGTGCCCACCGGTTTCTTCAGAGAGAAGTGACATAGTCGAGGCAATTAAATTCAGGAATCCTGACTTAGCGATAGCATTTATTCAGGCGATTCAGTCTGCTGCACCAATCGATGCATACGTTACCCCCATTCCCTGGGATATGCCGGGTTATGATGACCAAGTGATTATGGCAGCTGGCGCCTTTGTACAAGGTTCTTCCATTGAATTAAGTGCTGATGCCCCGCTCAGAGAGCCTTATATTGCTTACTATCAGGGCGGTCTTACTTATGAACATGCTCGATTCGGTATCATAAAAAGCTTGCAGGAGCTAGTAAATAGAGGCCTAATAGATGTCAACAAAGCACAAGGAGAAAACAGAAAATAA
- a CDS encoding tyrosine-type recombinase/integrase yields the protein MAIKRTIGAAGNDVKRLKIHNKSDKPDNVIEKENEIYMKCEAIERELPSFLRSYFVYLKGNVLPMSRLAYLQDVRFFFDYLISNTSLTDADVPKNIKLDEIRELTSMDVNLFIDFCRKYTVDDGDKIIIYENNNKTLARKKSSVSVMFKQLYRDGFIENNITDGFDPIKVPKPGEREIKALQDDEVMIMLDAVSTGSNMTPHERKYWEKTKLRDKAILILFLTYGLRLSELQQLNISSFNFSRGEFIIYRKRGKESSMPINQSVQMTVQDYINNERSSIAEETEADEDALFLSLQGRRMTSRSIRELVKKYTAIALNTTKHNGYSPHKLRATAATSLIGRGNSIYDVQALLDHEQVTTTQLYASHKMNVKRDLVKDMEWEIERKDND from the coding sequence ATGGCTATAAAAAGAACTATCGGAGCCGCTGGCAACGATGTAAAGCGGCTCAAAATTCACAATAAATCTGATAAACCAGATAATGTGATTGAAAAAGAAAACGAAATATACATGAAGTGTGAGGCAATTGAACGCGAACTACCTAGTTTTTTGCGTTCATATTTTGTGTACCTAAAAGGAAATGTTCTTCCCATGTCTAGACTTGCATACCTGCAGGATGTGCGTTTTTTCTTCGATTATCTCATTAGTAATACTTCGCTCACAGATGCTGATGTTCCAAAAAATATAAAACTTGACGAAATTCGTGAACTAACATCTATGGATGTCAATCTATTTATTGATTTCTGCCGCAAGTACACTGTAGATGATGGCGATAAGATAATTATTTATGAGAATAATAACAAAACTCTCGCACGCAAAAAGTCTTCTGTATCCGTCATGTTTAAACAGCTTTATCGTGATGGATTTATTGAGAACAACATAACTGATGGATTTGATCCAATAAAGGTTCCTAAACCTGGTGAGCGTGAGATAAAGGCACTTCAAGATGACGAAGTAATGATTATGCTTGACGCGGTAAGCACTGGTTCAAACATGACTCCACATGAGCGCAAGTACTGGGAGAAGACGAAGCTTCGTGATAAAGCAATTCTAATTCTTTTCTTAACATATGGTCTTAGGCTTTCAGAGCTTCAGCAGCTCAACATTTCTTCATTTAACTTCTCTCGTGGCGAATTTATCATTTATCGCAAAAGAGGTAAAGAATCAAGCATGCCGATTAATCAGTCAGTACAAATGACTGTTCAGGATTATATCAACAACGAACGTTCTTCGATTGCTGAAGAAACGGAAGCCGACGAGGATGCGTTATTTCTATCTTTGCAAGGAAGACGTATGACATCAAGGTCGATAAGGGAGCTAGTAAAAAAATATACTGCAATCGCGCTTAACACTACAAAACACAACGGTTATAGCCCGCACAAGCTACGCGCAACAGCGGCCACTAGTCTCATAGGGCGTGGAAACTCCATCTATGATGTACAAGCTCTACTTGATCACGAGCAAGTAACGACGACTCAGCTTTATGCTTCACATAAGATGAACGTAAAGCGAGATTTGGTGAAAGATATGGAGTGGGAGATAGAGAGAAAGGACAACGATTAA
- the miaA gene encoding tRNA (adenosine(37)-N6)-dimethylallyltransferase MiaA: MTIGNKKVYIIGGPTAAGKSIVALYLAKRVKGEIVNCDSVQLYKYMDIGSAKPSQKDMKAIPHHLYGFVDPADDITVAQYQKLAFEKIDEILARGNTPIVVGGTGLYLNSLIYKMSFAAKPINLKRRDELEHLAEVRGNEYLFELLSAVDPDAAARIHPNNIRKIIRAIEAYELGSKLESMDKLEPNTKYDFKINIVNMEREWLYTRINRRVDKLMEEGLLKEVKHLLSMGYNSETPAMKGIGYKELLLYLDGKATLEEAVNNIKTNTRHYAKRQLTWFKRYENAHWIEIQKGQMVGNVVDEILEASK; encoded by the coding sequence ATGACCATAGGTAATAAAAAAGTTTATATAATTGGCGGGCCGACTGCTGCTGGAAAAAGCATTGTAGCACTATATCTCGCCAAGAGAGTTAAGGGAGAAATTGTAAACTGTGATTCTGTTCAGCTTTATAAGTATATGGATATAGGAAGTGCTAAACCTTCTCAAAAGGATATGAAAGCCATTCCTCATCATCTATATGGTTTCGTTGATCCGGCTGATGATATAACAGTAGCACAGTATCAGAAGCTCGCTTTTGAGAAGATAGATGAGATATTAGCACGTGGCAATACGCCAATAGTTGTAGGTGGAACTGGACTATATCTTAACTCACTTATATACAAGATGTCATTTGCAGCTAAGCCAATAAACCTAAAGCGTAGAGATGAATTAGAACATCTTGCAGAGGTAAGAGGTAATGAATATCTATTTGAGCTTCTATCTGCAGTCGACCCTGATGCAGCCGCAAGAATTCACCCTAATAACATTAGGAAGATTATCCGAGCAATAGAAGCTTATGAACTAGGCTCAAAATTGGAATCAATGGATAAACTCGAACCTAATACTAAATATGATTTCAAGATTAATATTGTTAATATGGAACGTGAATGGCTTTACACTCGTATAAATAGACGTGTTGATAAGCTAATGGAGGAGGGACTACTCAAAGAGGTAAAGCACCTTCTTTCTATGGGATATAATAGCGAAACACCAGCGATGAAAGGTATCGGATACAAAGAACTCTTATTGTACCTTGACGGTAAAGCTACACTTGAAGAAGCTGTGAATAATATTAAAACGAATACACGACACTATGCAAAACGTCAATTGACATGGTTTAAGCGCTACGAAAATGCTCACTGGATTGAGATACAAAAGGGACAGATGGTTGGCAATGTAGTCGATGAAATTCTAGAAGCTAGCAAATAA